The Frankiales bacterium genome segment CGGAGATGAGGGCGACGTAGCTGGCGGAGAGGTCGTCGTTGGCGGTGTCGACGAGCACCTCGAGCTCGCGGCCGTCCGGGCCGAACAGGTAGATCGTCTGCGGGTGCCCGATCATGCCGACGTTGGGCACCGAGATGCCCTCGCCGTAGGCCGCGAGCAGGTCGCGGACCACCGCGGTGGGCCCGGTCACGAAGTGCCACTGGGCCCAGCCGTCGAGCCCGTGCTCGACGGTGAACGTGCGCACGTCCTGCACGCGGTTGAACACGGGGTTCACGTCGACCGCGAGCACCGAGACCTTCGAGGCGTCCCCGCCGAGGGAGTGCACCGCCGTCGAGAGCTGGTTCGCGATGAGCGGGCAGCTGTCGAAGCAGACGGGGTCGAGGAAGACCACCAGCGTGAGCGTCCCGCGCAGGTCGCTCATCCGCAGCGTGCTGCCGTCCTGGTCGGTGAGGGTGAACGCCGGTGCGGGCTCGGGCGGGGTCTCGCTGACCCCGCCGCTGTCGCCCACCGCCGCGAGCGCGGACTGCGGGGCGAGCAGGCCGACGGCCGCCACGACCGGCAGCACGAGCAGGCAGCCCAGCGCAGCCGCGACGCCCACCGCGCGCAGGACCGGCCGGGGCGCGGCCGCGACCGGGGCGGCGTCCGCGGCCTCGTCCGGTGCCGGCCACGGCCACGACGACAGCAGCATCAGCGCCGCCACCAGACCGGTGTCCGGGTCCGTCGCCGTGCCGCCGAAGACGCCGAAGCCCTGGCCGAACCACCACGCGAACAGCGACAGGACGCCTCCGGCGACCACGGCCGCCCGCGGCGCGACGTCGAGCAGCAGCGCGAGGCCCACGACGGCGAGCGCGACGACCAGCACCGCGTTCGCGGCGACGGCGTGCGGCGGCAGCGCCGTGGCCAGCGACTGGATCGGCGCGGCGGCCGGGGCGGGCACACCGCTCAGCGCCGTCGCGGAGAAGACGTCGAACAGGCCGGTCGGGCTCCAGTAGCCGCCCCGCGGGAGGGCCTGGAGCACGGCCCCGAGCACGAGCGTGGCCCCGACGACGCGACGCAGCCAGCGCGCGGCGGAGCCCGACGCCCAGGCCCGGTCCGGCGCGAGCAGCA includes the following:
- a CDS encoding redoxin domain-containing protein, which codes for MAGMEPGGNTALAGDLYAALLWQLLVLLAVVAVVVVVVLLRRRGSVALPVTPEPRGRLVLRVALGVLWVVDGLLQAQPQMPSSFIQVDIAPGLDPAPDWLYAVVDPFQRMWLQHPVAADAVTVWIQVGLGIAILVGGRGRLARAVLVASAAWAGFVWAVGELVGGLTDPAASWLTGAPGAALLYVAASLVLLAPDRAWASGSAARWLRRVVGATLVLGAVLQALPRGGYWSPTGLFDVFSATALSGVPAPAAAPIQSLATALPPHAVAANAVLVVALAVVGLALLLDVAPRAAVVAGGVLSLFAWWFGQGFGVFGGTATDPDTGLVAALMLLSSWPWPAPDEAADAAPVAAAPRPVLRAVGVAAALGCLLVLPVVAAVGLLAPQSALAAVGDSGGVSETPPEPAPAFTLTDQDGSTLRMSDLRGTLTLVVFLDPVCFDSCPLIANQLSTAVHSLGGDASKVSVLAVDVNPVFNRVQDVRTFTVEHGLDGWAQWHFVTGPTAVVRDLLAAYGEGISVPNVGMIGHPQTIYLFGPDGRELEVLVDTANDDLSASYVALISAELRRHL